TCGGCCACGCGGATTTCCGCCATGCCGTTCATGTTCGGTTCGGAGACCGCCTTGAGCAGGCTGACCACCCGCACGGGTTGCCCCTGGTACACGGCATCGTAGAAGCGCGCCAACGCAGGATAATCGTCGGTTCGCGGCGTGCCGGGCGGTGGACCAGGCAGGTGTTCGTAGCCCGAGATAAGCTTCTGATCAATATCGTTGACCTGGTAATAAATGCGTCCGGCACTGTCGTAGGCAAACGTATCCAAGGCCACATACGGCACATTGGCGCTGAGGGTGCCGTCGACTTGGGTCAAACCGGCGGCAATGGTCCGCGCCGAGGCCAGCAAGGTGCGGTCGTAGGCGGTGTCGGCGGCCTCGCGACCGTTCCAATAGGCACTCATGCCGCTGGCCAGCATCAACAGCACCAACAACAGCGCCAGGTTCCAAAGCAGCCGCCAGCGCAGGCTGCTGGGCTTATGCATCGCGAGCTTCCAGCAAGTAGCCCAGGCCGCGGAACGTCACGATGGCGATGGGTTGGCCGTCGAGTTTCTTGCGCAGCCGGTGTACGTAGATTTCGATGGCATCGGGGCTGGCCTCTTCATCAAGCCCGAACACCTGCGAGGCGAGTTGTTCTTTGCTCATTACACGGCCCGGGCGCGCAATCAGCGCTTCAAGCACCGCCTGCTCACGGGACGTCAAGGTCATCAGTTCACCGCCAACCGTGAAGCGGCGTGTGTCGAGGTCATACACCAGCACGCCACAGGCCTGTTGGCGCTCTCCGCCCAACACGCTACGGCGCAACAGCGCCTTGACCCGTGCTTCCAGCTCGGTCAGTTCAAAGGGTTTGGCCAGGTAGTCGTCCGCGCCGAGATTGAGCCCGTGTACACGGTCCTTCACATCACTGCGCGCCGTCAGCATCAGCACTGGCAGGTTTTTTCCACGGGCGCGTAAACGGGCGAGTACCTCGAAACCGTCCATGCGCGGCAGGCCCACATCCAGGATTGCCGCTGCGTATTCCTCGCTGCTCAGAGCCAGGTCCGCAGCCACGCCGTCGTGCAGCACATCCACGGTCAAACCCGTGCTCTTGAGCGCCTGGGCGACACTTTCGGCGAGCTGCAAATGGTCTTCAACCAAAAGGACACGCATGGATTTCCACCTCATTCGGGCATGGTCGACGCCACGCTTTGCCGGGCAGTTTACAGGCGCCGCCTGCCCTGTGAAGCCCGAAAACATTGAAAGGCGACTGAAAGGTTAGTGAAAGCTTCGCCCTTTAGCATCCAGCTACGGTGGGTCATGCCTGCCGAGCTACCTGATCCGTAGCGCCCGAAAAACGCCTCGAAGCGTTTTCGCCAAAATAAGAACAATAACGGAGTACACAACGATGCTGTCGACACAGCCCCAGGCCTTCTCGCCTGTGCGTTTCTCTCGCCTTACCCAGACCGCCCTTGCCAGTGCCGCAGCCCT
The Pseudomonas poae DNA segment above includes these coding regions:
- a CDS encoding response regulator, which codes for MRVLLVEDHLQLAESVAQALKSTGLTVDVLHDGVAADLALSSEEYAAAILDVGLPRMDGFEVLARLRARGKNLPVLMLTARSDVKDRVHGLNLGADDYLAKPFELTELEARVKALLRRSVLGGERQQACGVLVYDLDTRRFTVGGELMTLTSREQAVLEALIARPGRVMSKEQLASQVFGLDEEASPDAIEIYVHRLRKKLDGQPIAIVTFRGLGYLLEARDA